The genomic DNA TCACCGCCCGCAACCGGACCGAGGTCGCGAGCTTCCTCGACGACCTGGACCCCCTGTCCCCCGGCCTGGTCTCCTGCACCCACTGGCGCCCGTCCCCGGGCGGCACCGCCGGCACCGCCGGCACCGCCGGGCTCCCGGAGGTACCGCAGTTCGGCGCCCTGGCCCGCAAGGTCTGACCCCCGGGCCCGGACGCCGCGGTCAACGCGCCGTCTCCGCCGGTGCCGTTGCCGGCCGCTCCATGGCCCGGTCCAGGTGGGCGATGTTCGCCGGTACGTCGTCGCTCTCCGTGCTGCGGATCAGTTGCAGGGCCGGCTGGACGAGGCCGCCCGGGCGGGCGATCAGGCGGGCCAGCACGGCGGCGCGGACGTCGAGGCGGTCGATCGTGGCGGCGCGCTGCTCCTCGTTCTGGCCGGCGAGGAGGACAGCGTTGTGCCACGCCTCCTCGCGGGACCGGCGGACGCTGAAGTCGAGGATCTGCTCGTCCGTACGCGCGCCGATCGTGTCCAGCAGCGACAGCAGCGGCGACAGCGCGCCGACCGAGTCCTCCACGGCCAGGACCACGCTCGCGAGGATGTCGTTGATCAGGAGGAAGTCGCGCCGGAGCGACCGGATGTCCTCGCCCGGGGAGGTCCGCGCGGCCGCGACCGCGAGGTCGAGGTTGATGTGCGCGTTCACCCCGAGGATCAGGTGCTGGACGATGACCGTGCGGTCGTCGTCCAGCAGCCCGAACGTCTCGCGCCAGCAGCGCGGTCCGCCGCGGTCGCGGCGCCAGGCGTCGTACGCCTCGAAGTAGCGGTTGCCGAAGAACGTGTCGAAGCGGTCCATCCGGGCCCCGTCGTCGAACCGCCCCTCGTGGATGGCCCCGCGGACCTCGACCGTCACCTGCCGGTACAGCGCCGCGAAGTACCCTGCCCGGTCACCGTCCCGCCGGGCGTCCCGTACGATCCCCGCCAGTCCGTCCACGACCTCGTCGATGTTCTCCGCCACCGCGACCCACTCCCCTCTCCGCACGCCTCGTCCAGCCGTGAACCGTCCTATCACCGCCCGCCGGGGAGGGGGCCCGGCCGATCAGCGGCACCCCTTCCGGTACTCGCCCGTCGGCGGCGCCGTCTTGATCAGGCCGTCGGAGTTCTCGGCGCGGTGGGCGCGGCAGCCGGTGCGGCGGTCCGCCCCGGGCGCGTAGACGAAGGCGCCGTGGACGCCCTCGGTCTCGTAGATGCCGAGCAGTTCGTCCACGTAGTCCGCCTGGACCTGCTCGTCGCGGACCGGGTCGCCCACGATCCGGCCGGTTTCGAGGTCGATGGCGTCGAAGCCCATGCCGCCCTTGTCGTCGGCGCCCCGGTAGGCGCAGCAGCCGAACTCGGTGATGACGACGGGCCTGCCGTGCCGGTGGAGGCGGCGGATCTGCTCGGCGCAGGATCTCGCGGCGTACGTACTCCGGCCGCCAGAACTCCGCGCTCGGTGTCTGAGTTCACCCCCTTCAGCGCCAGCCCTCCGCCCTTCCGGCCGGGCCCGCCACCACCGCCGGCGTCCGGGGTCCCGCACGGGTGACGGACACCTCGCCTGATCGGGTCGGCCTCCCCCGCCCACCGCCATCTGTGTGACCGGTCCAGTACACCCTGTCACCCAGCGGCGCTACGGTACCGGTCAGGGAGTGAACGACCGCCGGCCGGCAGGGAGATCCCATGCACATCACGATCACGGCACAGGGCGGGCCGGAGGGCGAGGAGGAGCTGCGCTCCTTACGCAGACATCTGGAGGACGACCCGGCCATCCCGCTGACCCCCTCCATGGGACTCACCCTGGAGGCCATCGAGTTCGTCACCGGAAGCTCCTTCGACCTCGCCAACCTGGTCCTGGCGCTGTCCGCCTGGCGGGCCTCGCGGCCGGTGAGTTCGACCCTGGAGGTGCGGCAGGACGAGCACACCGTACGGCTCTCCCCGCAGGCCCTCGCCAACCCCCAGACGACCGACGCGGCCCTGCGCCCCCGGCTGCCGCTGCCCCACCTCTCGTACGCCGTGCTGATCGGTGTCGCCGACCACGTCCCCGAGAGCGGCCTCCGGCCCCTGCCGGCCGTGGACCGCGGCTGCCTGGAGCTGCGGGACGTACTGGGCGACTCCCGGATCTGGGGCCTGCCGACCGGTCGGTGCCGGCTCGTCCGGCCGCAGAACCGCGAGCAGCTCCTGGACCCGGTGGCCCACGCCGCGCGGCAGGCGTCGGACTGCCTGGTCGTCTACTGGGCGGGCCACGGCCTGACCCACGACGGCGCGCTCCATCTGGCCCTGCCCGACAGCCGCGAGGACGACGTCCCGGGCACCGCGGTCCCGTTCACCGACCTGCTCCGCCGGCTCGGCGCCGCCCCCGACCCGCCGTCCCGGACGATCGTCATCCTGGACTGCTGCCAGGGGAGTGTCGCCTTCGATGCCGTACGAAGGGAGGTCGAAGCCGCCGAGTTGCGCGACATCTACGTACTGGCGGCCTCGCCCCCCGGCGGCGACGCGGTCGGCACCACCGGCACCGGTCTCACCGCATTCACCCAGGCCCTGGTCGAAACGGTCCGGGCCGGCATCGGCAACCACCAGGACTTCCTGACGCCGAACGACATCGCCGCCGAACTGCGCCGGATCGTTCCCGGCCAAGGCGGCCCCGAGCCCCACACCTTGGACCCGCACTCGGTCGGCAGCCGGCCCTTCGTCCGGAACCTCCGGGCCAAGCCGGGCACCGCGCACCTCTCCTGGCCGCGCCGGTACTCCAGGGCCCTCACGGCCGTGGCGGTCGCCCTCGCCGTGATCACCGGCGTGGGGGTCTGGAAGGGCTCCTCCGGCACCGGCACGACCGGCCCCTGCTCGGAACAGGTCGGTCTGCTGGGCTACTCCGACGCCCTGGACACCGTCGCGGAACCCACGCCGGTGCAGGGGCTTTCGGCCCTCGCCGTCACCGGGGACCGCACTATCCTGGCGCTGGGGGACAACCGCCCTCCCCGCCTCCACTCCCTCACCCTCGACGACGCGCGGCTCGTCCCCGCGGTCGGAGACGCCACGATCCTGCACCCCCGGGACGACAAGCTCTCCGCCGCCGACATCGACGGCGAGGGGATGGCGGTGGACGGGAAGAACGTCCTGATCAGCTCGGAGGCGGGGCCGTCGATCCGGTCGTACCGACTCGGCGACGGGATGCAGAACGGAGAGATCGCCCTGCCGGAGGGCTTCGAGGACTCCAGCCCCGCACGGCGGCTGGAATCCCTGAGCCTGAGCGAGGACCGCACCCAGTTGTACGCGGGTATGGAGGGCCCCCTGCACATCGACGGCGAGTCGGCGGGCCGCAGCCAGGTACGGATCCTGCGCTACACCCGTTCTCCGGGCGGAGAGTTCGGCAAGAAGCCCCGGCAGTACGCGTACCAGACCGAATACGGGCTCTTCCTCACCGAGCTGATCGCCCTGAGCGGCGACCGGCTGCTCGCCCTGGAACGCGGCTACATGCCGGAGGGCAATTCGGTGCACCTGTTCCTGCTGTCGCTGGCGAAGAAGCCGGACATCAGCGGGACGAAGTCGCTCTCCGGCATCACCGAGGACTCCTGGGTGGAGAAGAAGCCGCTGGCCAATCTGGTGAACTGCCCCACCGCCGGCGCACCTCACAAGC from Streptomyces sp. CMB-StM0423 includes the following:
- a CDS encoding DUF5995 family protein, which translates into the protein MRRGEWVAVAENIDEVVDGLAGIVRDARRDGDRAGYFAALYRQVTVEVRGAIHEGRFDDGARMDRFDTFFGNRYFEAYDAWRRDRGGPRCWRETFGLLDDDRTVIVQHLILGVNAHINLDLAVAAARTSPGEDIRSLRRDFLLINDILASVVLAVEDSVGALSPLLSLLDTIGARTDEQILDFSVRRSREEAWHNAVLLAGQNEEQRAATIDRLDVRAAVLARLIARPGGLVQPALQLIRSTESDDVPANIAHLDRAMERPATAPAETAR
- a CDS encoding effector-associated constant component EACC1: MHITITAQGGPEGEEELRSLRRHLEDDPAIPLTPSMGLTLEAIEFVTGSSFDLANLVLALSAWRASRPVSSTLEVRQDEHTVRLSPQALANPQTTDAALRPRLPLPHLSYAVLIGVADHVPESGLRPLPAVDRGCLELRDVLGDSRIWGLPTGRCRLVRPQNREQLLDPVAHAARQASDCLVVYWAGHGLTHDGALHLALPDSREDDVPGTAVPFTDLLRRLGAAPDPPSRTIVILDCCQGSVAFDAVRREVEAAELRDIYVLAASPPGGDAVGTTGTGLTAFTQALVETVRAGIGNHQDFLTPNDIAAELRRIVPGQGGPEPHTLDPHSVGSRPFVRNLRAKPGTAHLSWPRRYSRALTAVAVALAVITGVGVWKGSSGTGTTGPCSEQVGLLGYSDALDTVAEPTPVQGLSALAVTGDRTILALGDNRPPRLHSLTLDDARLVPAVGDATILHPRDDKLSAADIDGEGMAVDGKNVLISSEAGPSIRSYRLGDGMQNGEIALPEGFEDSSPARRLESLSLSEDRTQLYAGMEGPLHIDGESAGRSQVRILRYTRSPGGEFGKKPRQYAYQTEYGLFLTELIALSGDRLLALERGYMPEGNSVHLFLLSLAKKPDISGTKSLSGITEDSWVEKKPLANLVNCPTAGAPHKQPQLNPLLDNIEGMALGEHLPDGRRALYLVSDNNANTKNQTTRFYKLSVDLS